From a single Sinomonas atrocyanea genomic region:
- a CDS encoding alpha-ketoacid dehydrogenase subunit beta produces the protein MTVMSYLGAIGAAQREAMEADERVVIIGEDVEANVYGTTGAGKSRKDKGDFLEMFGSNRIRNTPISEEVIVGSAIGAAMTGLRPIVDLSYSSFLYMAMDQFVNQAAKNRYMFGGQASIPVVFRSAMFYGLNTGAHHSDRPYPMFMNVPGLKIIVPATPYDAKGLLRTAVDTDDPVLTFEACMLWGSKGEVPEEEFWIPFGQARVARQGSDVTVVAISSAVPEALAAAEVLGEDGLSVEVIDPRTLVPFDTEAVIRSVQRTGRLVIADPAHRTCSAAAEISAIVAEEAFESLKAPIMRVTTPDTQIPFSPALEKQLYPNRAKIEDAIRRVTGLMANTSNPELTSPAPRM, from the coding sequence ATGACTGTCATGAGCTACCTCGGCGCCATCGGTGCCGCCCAGCGCGAGGCCATGGAGGCCGACGAGCGGGTGGTCATCATCGGCGAGGACGTCGAGGCCAACGTCTACGGCACCACGGGCGCCGGCAAGTCCCGCAAGGACAAGGGCGACTTCCTGGAGATGTTCGGGTCCAACCGGATCCGCAACACCCCGATCTCCGAGGAGGTCATCGTCGGTTCGGCCATCGGCGCCGCGATGACGGGCCTGCGCCCTATCGTCGACCTCTCGTACTCGAGCTTCCTGTACATGGCCATGGACCAGTTCGTGAACCAGGCGGCCAAGAACCGGTACATGTTCGGCGGCCAGGCCTCCATCCCCGTGGTCTTCCGCTCGGCGATGTTCTACGGGCTCAACACCGGAGCGCACCACTCGGACCGCCCGTACCCGATGTTCATGAACGTCCCCGGCCTGAAGATCATCGTCCCCGCCACCCCGTACGACGCCAAGGGGCTCCTGCGCACTGCGGTCGACACCGACGACCCGGTGCTGACCTTCGAGGCCTGCATGCTCTGGGGCAGCAAGGGCGAGGTGCCCGAGGAGGAGTTCTGGATCCCCTTCGGCCAGGCCCGGGTGGCGCGCCAGGGCAGCGATGTCACGGTGGTCGCGATCTCCAGCGCCGTGCCCGAGGCCCTCGCGGCCGCAGAGGTCCTGGGAGAGGACGGCCTCTCCGTCGAGGTGATCGACCCGCGCACCCTCGTGCCGTTCGACACCGAGGCGGTGATCCGGTCCGTGCAGCGCACCGGCCGGCTCGTGATCGCCGATCCCGCGCACCGCACGTGCTCCGCGGCGGCGGAGATCTCGGCGATCGTCGCGGAGGAGGCCTTCGAGTCGCTCAAGGCGCCGATCATGCGCGTCACGACGCCGGACACCCAGATCCCGTTCAGCCCGGCGCTCGAGAAGCAGCTGTACCCGAACCGGGCCAAGATCGAGGACGCCATCCGACGGGTCACCGGCCTGATGGCGAACACCTCCAACCCAGAACTGACGTCGCCCGCGCCGCGGATGTGA
- a CDS encoding lipoyl domain-containing protein: MARVEVLLPQWGMGMSEGTVATWLKNVGDSVAEDEPLAEVEAEKVEETLESPASGVLAEIVVPEGETVEVRAVLAYIETA, from the coding sequence ATGGCTAGAGTCGAGGTCCTGCTGCCGCAGTGGGGTATGGGCATGAGCGAGGGCACCGTTGCCACGTGGCTCAAGAACGTCGGGGACAGCGTCGCCGAAGACGAGCCGCTCGCCGAGGTCGAGGCGGAGAAGGTCGAGGAGACCCTCGAGTCGCCGGCCTCCGGCGTCCTGGCCGAGATCGTCGTCCCCGAGGGCGAGACGGTCGAGGTCCGCGCCGTGCTGGCCTACATCGAGACGGCCTGA
- a CDS encoding class II fructose-bisphosphate aldolase, which translates to MPQVDPRQIVDEATSGGYAVGAFNMHNEETTEALVRAAERAQSPVFLQVGRAIVPHMGLKKAYEMTRRIAEESDAEYVIHLDHGPWDEVFEAIKLGFTSIMYDGAHLPFEENIRTTRRVVEVAHAFGIPVEAELGKIPNADEQVDWSSYYTDVAEAERFVSETGVDFLAISVGIVHGVPLAKPQPLDIQRVKQIEAAVGIPLVLHGASGVPDNEILAAMAAGVHKFNADTDLRLAFRSGIEDVWAQGDRQLEEAMAEGRERMIEATVQKMKLYGCAGKAQHRRQLVQQ; encoded by the coding sequence ATGCCACAGGTTGACCCCCGCCAGATTGTCGACGAGGCCACCAGCGGCGGCTACGCCGTCGGAGCGTTCAACATGCACAACGAGGAGACCACCGAGGCCCTCGTCAGGGCCGCCGAGCGCGCCCAGTCTCCGGTCTTCCTCCAGGTCGGACGGGCGATCGTCCCGCACATGGGCCTCAAGAAGGCCTACGAGATGACGCGGCGGATCGCCGAGGAGTCGGACGCGGAGTACGTCATCCACCTGGACCACGGCCCGTGGGACGAGGTCTTCGAGGCGATCAAGCTCGGCTTCACGTCCATCATGTACGACGGCGCGCACCTTCCGTTCGAGGAGAACATCCGCACCACCCGCCGGGTGGTCGAGGTGGCCCACGCATTCGGCATCCCGGTGGAGGCCGAGCTGGGCAAGATCCCCAACGCCGACGAGCAGGTCGACTGGTCCTCGTACTACACCGACGTGGCCGAGGCCGAGCGGTTCGTTTCCGAGACGGGAGTGGACTTCCTCGCGATCTCCGTGGGCATCGTCCACGGCGTGCCCCTCGCCAAGCCGCAGCCGCTCGACATCCAGCGCGTCAAGCAGATCGAGGCCGCGGTCGGCATCCCCCTGGTCCTGCACGGCGCCTCCGGGGTGCCCGACAACGAGATCCTCGCGGCGATGGCCGCCGGCGTGCACAAGTTCAACGCCGACACGGACCTCCGCCTCGCCTTCCGCTCGGGCATCGAGGATGTCTGGGCCCAGGGCGACCGCCAGCTCGAGGAGGCCATGGCCGAAGGCCGCGAGCGCATGATCGAGGCAACCGTCCAGAAGATGAAGCTCTACGGCTGTGCCGGCAAGGCCCAGCATCGCCGGCAGCTGGTCCAGCAGTGA
- a CDS encoding 2-oxo acid dehydrogenase subunit E2: MTTEQREDSVTTPLKGIRRTAARRMTAAWGAPAFHLSTSVDMGSALSVKERVPGATVTDAILAACAAALLEHPAINAHYADEAVTAFGQVNLGLAVDTPAGLMVPVIKDAARLDLTGIAEARRDLAQRARQGSLTMADVSDGTFTVSNLGMLGIDYFDAILNVPQVAILAIGTTREEQVRDGDGAISWRPRARITLTCDHRAVDGATGARFLTTVKDRLETA; the protein is encoded by the coding sequence GTGACCACCGAGCAGCGCGAGGACAGCGTCACCACCCCCCTCAAGGGCATCCGGCGCACCGCCGCGCGGCGGATGACGGCCGCCTGGGGCGCGCCGGCGTTCCACCTCTCGACGAGCGTTGACATGGGTTCGGCGCTCTCCGTGAAGGAGCGCGTCCCGGGGGCCACGGTCACGGACGCCATCCTCGCGGCCTGCGCGGCGGCGCTCCTGGAGCATCCGGCGATCAACGCCCACTACGCCGACGAGGCCGTGACCGCGTTCGGGCAGGTCAACCTGGGCCTCGCCGTCGACACCCCGGCCGGACTCATGGTGCCGGTCATCAAGGATGCGGCCCGGCTCGACCTGACTGGCATCGCGGAGGCGAGGCGCGACCTCGCCCAGCGTGCCCGCCAGGGCAGCCTGACGATGGCGGACGTCTCGGACGGGACCTTCACGGTCTCCAACCTGGGCATGCTGGGCATCGACTACTTCGACGCCATCCTCAACGTGCCCCAGGTGGCGATCCTCGCCATCGGCACCACGCGCGAGGAGCAGGTCAGGGACGGCGACGGCGCCATCAGCTGGCGCCCTCGGGCCCGGATCACCCTGACGTGCGACCACCGGGCCGTCGACGGCGCGACCGGGGCCCGGTTCCTCACCACGGTGAAGGACCGGCTGGAGACCGCGTAG
- a CDS encoding PTS ascorbate transporter subunit IIC, with protein sequence MSWFISILHFISVQILNVPAYLMGIVAAVGLIAMKKKPGEVVAGALKAAMGYLILGAGATVVINSLSPFGHLILKDTGAHGVVPTNEVITAQAASQFGAQSAYIIVFGFIIMLLLARFTPLRYVFLTGHHMVFMSTLLAVVLSVGFGAHQDFWVIAVGSVLMGAIMVVMPTFAQPFMNRIVGSRDGNLAIGHFNTLGYIIAGAAGAAVGKRSRSAEEVKFSHGLSFLRDSMVSTTVLMMVLYMVFAVWGIIAIPHDALLKVFADSTSGASADIGAYVMAAFAQALQFGIGVSIILYGVRIILGELVPAFQGIAQRVVPGAKPALDVPIVFPFGPNASLIGFLASFTGGLVALTLIAVWLGPQFGLALILPGMVPHFFDGGGAGVFGNATGGRRGAIVGGFLNGVLITLLPAFLLTVLGSLGMANSTFGDADFGWFGTVDGLIARTGMPLAPVSMIALALALVASAWIFKVRCVDKGWLPAEDRAQWLASQDAPEPRKVPANS encoded by the coding sequence ATGTCGTGGTTCATTTCGATTCTGCACTTCATCAGCGTCCAGATTCTCAACGTCCCCGCCTACCTGATGGGGATCGTGGCGGCCGTAGGGCTGATCGCCATGAAGAAGAAACCGGGGGAAGTGGTCGCCGGGGCCCTCAAGGCCGCGATGGGCTACCTGATCCTCGGCGCCGGCGCCACCGTCGTGATCAACTCCCTGTCGCCCTTCGGGCATCTCATCCTCAAGGACACCGGGGCCCACGGTGTGGTCCCGACCAATGAGGTGATCACCGCCCAGGCAGCGAGCCAGTTCGGAGCCCAGTCGGCGTACATCATCGTCTTCGGATTCATCATCATGCTGCTGCTGGCGAGGTTCACCCCCCTGAGGTATGTCTTCCTCACGGGACACCACATGGTCTTCATGTCGACGCTCCTCGCCGTCGTCCTGTCCGTCGGATTCGGCGCCCACCAGGACTTCTGGGTCATCGCAGTCGGGTCCGTGCTCATGGGCGCCATCATGGTCGTCATGCCGACCTTCGCCCAGCCGTTCATGAACCGCATTGTCGGGTCGCGGGACGGCAACCTGGCCATCGGCCACTTCAATACCCTGGGCTACATCATCGCCGGAGCCGCGGGGGCCGCGGTCGGGAAGCGCTCGAGGTCCGCCGAGGAAGTGAAGTTCTCCCATGGGCTCAGCTTCCTCAGGGACTCCATGGTCTCGACCACCGTGCTGATGATGGTGCTCTACATGGTCTTCGCCGTCTGGGGCATCATCGCGATTCCGCACGACGCGCTCCTGAAGGTCTTCGCGGACTCCACGTCGGGCGCTTCCGCAGACATCGGCGCCTACGTCATGGCGGCGTTCGCCCAGGCGCTGCAGTTCGGGATCGGCGTCAGCATCATCCTCTACGGCGTCCGGATCATCCTCGGTGAGCTCGTTCCGGCGTTCCAGGGGATCGCCCAGCGCGTGGTGCCGGGCGCCAAGCCCGCGCTGGACGTGCCGATCGTCTTCCCCTTCGGACCCAACGCGTCGCTCATCGGGTTCCTCGCGTCCTTCACCGGCGGCCTCGTGGCCCTGACCCTGATCGCCGTCTGGCTCGGCCCGCAGTTCGGGCTGGCGCTCATCCTTCCCGGGATGGTCCCGCACTTCTTCGACGGCGGAGGGGCCGGGGTGTTCGGCAACGCCACGGGAGGCCGGCGGGGCGCGATCGTGGGCGGCTTCCTCAACGGCGTCCTGATCACGCTCCTGCCCGCGTTCCTGCTCACCGTGCTCGGCTCGCTCGGCATGGCCAACAGCACGTTCGGCGACGCCGACTTCGGGTGGTTCGGCACCGTGGACGGGCTGATCGCGCGGACGGGCATGCCGCTCGCCCCGGTGAGCATGATTGCACTCGCCCTGGCTCTGGTCGCGTCCGCCTGGATCTTCAAAGTCCGGTGTGTCGACAAGGGCTGGCTGCCAGCTGAGGACCGTGCCCAATGGCTGGCCTCGCAGGATGCCCCAGAGCCGCGGAAGGTGCCCGCGAACAGCTGA
- a CDS encoding PTS sugar transporter subunit IIB: protein MGIGTSILLKMNTESALGKLNVPGTVTTADISAARGAAQGVDLVLTSAELADKLADIPAPVAVVNNFMDAQEIESALSGHLPRA from the coding sequence CTGGGAATCGGCACGTCAATCCTGCTGAAGATGAATACCGAGTCCGCCCTCGGCAAGCTGAATGTCCCCGGCACGGTGACGACGGCCGACATCAGTGCCGCCCGCGGCGCTGCGCAGGGGGTCGACCTGGTGCTGACCTCGGCCGAGCTGGCGGACAAGCTGGCCGACATCCCTGCGCCCGTCGCCGTGGTCAACAACTTCATGGACGCCCAGGAGATCGAGTCCGCGCTCTCCGGCCATCTCCCCCGGGCCTGA